A region from the Candidatus Krumholzibacteriota bacterium genome encodes:
- a CDS encoding response regulator, whose product METRVLIVDDEVHLAKILQFTLEHAGYKVETAFDGQEALAKVPVFSPDIIILDLSLPVIDGYEVCRILKSAEKTRDIPVVILSARDFKRDGLEKPLTAELLIEKPFNTESLLSELSKLPVR is encoded by the coding sequence ATGGAAACAAGAGTCCTGATTGTCGATGATGAAGTGCATCTTGCGAAAATACTGCAATTTACGCTTGAACATGCCGGATACAAGGTTGAAACGGCGTTTGATGGCCAGGAGGCGCTCGCGAAGGTCCCCGTCTTCTCTCCAGATATTATTATCCTTGATCTGTCTCTGCCCGTAATCGACGGGTATGAAGTCTGCAGGATATTGAAATCGGCTGAAAAGACGAGGGATATTCCAGTAGTTATTCTGTCGGCACGCGATTTCAAAAGGGATGGACTCGAAAAACCCCTGACGGCGGAACTTCTGATCGAAAAACCTTTCAACACAGAATCGCTATTGAGTGAGCTCTCGAAGCTGCCTGTCAGATGA
- a CDS encoding DUF116 domain-containing protein, whose amino-acid sequence MKDKRVLGDEWADWENDSGEETISESKGTFIILSMIVLATMILLAALFWYLILPRFESFGKNWATIISVSFLLVSLFVLAWYLLLVISVLSRRSYLKICLTRGSGLLFFILPIVIKVASKLGISRDRLSHSFIRVANTLARPAPDDKGPVLALFPRCLRKDIREEAVRVCGEFPDIEVHTAPGGSVARKIISRISPRAIVAIACERDLISGIRDVAPKIAVIGIPNSRPSGPCKDTLIDIDELRSALEAFSPKS is encoded by the coding sequence TTGAAAGACAAAAGAGTCTTGGGAGATGAATGGGCCGACTGGGAGAATGATAGCGGGGAAGAAACTATATCGGAAAGTAAAGGGACTTTTATTATCCTTTCAATGATCGTCCTTGCTACTATGATCCTGCTTGCCGCTCTGTTCTGGTATCTGATCCTTCCCAGATTCGAATCATTCGGAAAGAACTGGGCCACCATTATCAGCGTCTCTTTTCTTCTTGTTTCTCTCTTCGTCCTCGCCTGGTACCTGCTTCTGGTCATCTCCGTCCTGAGCAGAAGGAGCTATCTGAAGATCTGCCTCACGAGAGGCAGCGGCCTGTTATTCTTTATACTGCCGATAGTGATCAAAGTCGCATCGAAACTCGGTATCTCCCGTGACCGGTTGAGTCATTCTTTTATCAGGGTCGCCAATACTCTCGCCCGTCCTGCACCTGATGATAAAGGTCCGGTACTCGCTCTCTTTCCGAGATGCCTGAGAAAGGATATCCGCGAAGAAGCTGTCAGAGTCTGCGGCGAATTCCCGGACATAGAGGTCCATACCGCTCCGGGAGGCAGCGTCGCGAGAAAGATCATCAGCAGAATATCCCCAAGGGCAATAGTAGCTATTGCGTGTGAAAGAGACCTGATCAGCGGGATCAGGGATGTCGCTCCAAAGATAGCAGTGATCGGCATTCCAAACAGCCGTCCTTCTGGACCCTGCAAGGATACTTTGATCGATATTGATGAACTCAGATCGGCCCTTGAAGCATTTTCCCCCAAAAGCTGA